In the genome of Microcoleus vaginatus PCC 9802, the window CTTGGGCAATAAATACGGTTTGCTGGTTTTTGACGAATGCCACCATTTGCCAACGGACTTTTATCGAGTAATTTCCGAATATGCGATCGCGCCTTTTAAACTCGGACTGACAGCTACACCCGATCGCACAGATGGCCGCCACAGCGATTTGCATTTCCTCATCGGCCCCACAGTATTTAGCAAAAGACCCGAAGATTTGGCAGGCGATGCTTTAGCCGACCATAAAATAGTTCAAATTATGGTAAAACTGTCAACAGAAGAAACCGACCGCTACGCCGAATTAATCAACATTCGCAACGACTTCTTAAAACAGTCTAACATCAGAATATCCAGCCTCGATGGTTGGAAACAGTTTATCATGGCAAGCGCGCGATCGCCCTTGGGACGGCGCGCCATGCTAGCCCACCGCCAAGCCAAAGAAATCGCCCTTTGTACCGAAGGCAAACTGCGAATCTTAGCCCAAATACTAGCAGAACACTCTCCCCAGCGCACCCTAATTTTCACCGGTGACAACGCCACAGTTTACCGAATTTCCCAAGAATTTCTCATCCCTACAATTACCCACCAAACCCCAGTCAAAGAACGCCACGAAATCCTCGATCGCTTTCGCAGCGGCGAATACAAAACCCTCGTCGCCTCCCACGTTCTCAACGAAGGAGTGGACGTTCCCGACGCCAGAATTGCTATCATATTGTCAGGTACGGGCAGCGAACGCGAATACATTCAGCGATTGGGTCGAGTTCTCCGCAAAAGCAGCGATGTAAATAAGTTAGCCATTCTCTACGAAGTCGTCACGGAAGACACCAGCGAAGAAAGAACTTCTCAACGCCGCCGAGGAGGAATGCAGCCTCACAAACCCCAACCACAAACACAAATAGAACCGCCAAAGCCAGAATATCAGAAATTAGAAACTGTCAAACCGACACCCATTTACGGAGTCAACCGAGAGACAACCAAAAAAGCAGCAGAATCACCCGCCAAATGGGGAGAAGACAATGATGAAATTCCCTGGTAGTAAGCCTAAATAAGTTAGTTGTGGGATGGGTAGTCTTAGCGAAAAGATGGCTAGATAATTAAATCACTCCTAGGTCTATTTAAAAACTACAATCTACAATCGATTTACGGAGTCAACCGAGAGGCGACTAAAAAGCAGTCGCATCGCCAGCAAAATGGGGAGAAAAAAAATGCTGATTATAAGGAAGATTGAAGATTGCCAAAGTAGAGTATAATCTCAACATCAACTAATTTACATTACCTAAAAATGAGCGAAACTGCACAAATAACTAACTTTAAAGTCTTCCCCAAACATACAGGAGTATGGGAGGGAGACTGGACAATACTCGATGCCGACTGCAAGGAAACCGTGCGTTTTACAGCAGTGTTAACCCAGAAAATAGTTGACAACGAGTGGAGGCAAACTAACGTTCAAACTTATGCCAATGGCAAGAGTGAAACCCAAAATTTTGTGGGTCATGTTGTCGGTGAAGGGCAAGTGCAAATTGAAGGTTTAGAGTCGGTTTTTTCCAACTACAAGACACTAGCGACAGAAGTTGGAGATAATTTGATAATTTTTCAAATATGGGACAAAGCAACTGGCATTCTGAGGGCGGTTGAAACAATCAATCTTGTCAGTTCCGAACGCCGAATTAGGACTACCCAAAGCTTGACAGAAGAGGGAAAACTTAGGGGAGTTATGGTGATTGTTGAACAAAAAATTGAGTAAAACTTTTCACTGCTTATGCTACCCACTGATTTATTAAGTCACCGCCAAAACGGGGAATCAATTATTCCGCTACGCCTCAAGATAGATGCTAAAAACTTAGAGGTAGCTACAGAAATGATCGACTGCTTTCAAGAGTCGATCGGCAAAACCCAGGGCGAACTCGACGGACGCTTGTTAGAATTAGAAGGCGACAGCCCGGATTATCGGCTGAAACGGGGATTAGCGCACCTGCTAAAAAGCGGTTTCTGCACCTTGGAAGTCATCAGTCCCCTAGAACCCTCAGAGTTGAGACAGCGGGTTTTTGCATTGTCCGCCCGATCGACTCCCAGCCCTCAATCCACCCAATTAACCCTGGAAAAAGTAGCAAGTGAACTCAGCCAAGAGTTAAACAGAGAAGTTTTACGCAGCGAAATCACTACAGGTTTATACGCGGATTTAAACGAAAACAAAATCCTCACTGAGTTTAATGCACCAACACCCGAAAACTTGCTTCACAAATACAATCTTTCTCAAGTTCAAGGCATATTTTACCGAGCAAGTCAAGTCCAATTAACCGCCCACCGCAACGATCCAGGAGAATACAAACTCTTATTTCGCTATCTGAAACTATTTCAATTAATGACTTACATCGAAGGCGATGCAGACCACGGTTTTACACTGACAATAGACGGCCCTACAAGCTTATTCAAACCCAGCACCCGCTACGGCTTAGCCCTGGCGAAAATGCTGCCCGCACTGCTGCACGTCACTAAATGGAGTATGCACTCGACACTGCACACAAAAGACCCTTTTAGTGGCGTTTTGAAAACAGGTAAATTCACCCTAGATTCCGACTGCGGTTTAGTCAGCCACTATCCCCCTGGCAAGCCTTATGATAG includes:
- a CDS encoding DEAD/DEAH box helicase, with the translated sequence MPRIPTLTFDRGTLLLHPPPKGRDWVDFATWDDRVEKYRIRAIHYRPLVECLQAECIHFTDEARGYELLELVPSVEMQPYPHQEQALAAWQEAGSQGVVVLPTASGKTYLAQLAMQVTGRSTLIVVPTLDLMHQWYANLKAAFPDIEIGLLGGGSRDKTPILVATYDSASIHAETLGNKYGLLVFDECHHLPTDFYRVISEYAIAPFKLGLTATPDRTDGRHSDLHFLIGPTVFSKRPEDLAGDALADHKIVQIMVKLSTEETDRYAELINIRNDFLKQSNIRISSLDGWKQFIMASARSPLGRRAMLAHRQAKEIALCTEGKLRILAQILAEHSPQRTLIFTGDNATVYRISQEFLIPTITHQTPVKERHEILDRFRSGEYKTLVASHVLNEGVDVPDARIAIILSGTGSEREYIQRLGRVLRKSSDVNKLAILYEVVTEDTSEERTSQRRRGGMQPHKPQPQTQIEPPKPEYQKLETVKPTPIYGVNRETTKKAAESPAKWGEDNDEIPW
- a CDS encoding DUF790 family protein, with the translated sequence MLPTDLLSHRQNGESIIPLRLKIDAKNLEVATEMIDCFQESIGKTQGELDGRLLELEGDSPDYRLKRGLAHLLKSGFCTLEVISPLEPSELRQRVFALSARSTPSPQSTQLTLEKVASELSQELNREVLRSEITTGLYADLNENKILTEFNAPTPENLLHKYNLSQVQGIFYRASQVQLTAHRNDPGEYKLLFRYLKLFQLMTYIEGDADHGFTLTIDGPTSLFKPSTRYGLALAKMLPALLHVTKWSMHSTLHTKDPFSGVLKTGKFTLDSDCGLVSHYPPGKPYDSMLEAAFAERWNSTKTEWQLEREVDLIPIPGSVMIPDFRLVHPDGRVFLLEIVGYWRPEYLQKKFAQVQKSECDNLILAISERLNLEKAGVNVNDVPAKVVWFKDKLLPKSVLEVLE